The DNA region CTGGGGCGGCTCGTGCTCCGTTTTGAGTTCAGTCATGGGACACCTCTGGGGCGGCGCTGGGCGCCATCATTTCTGCGGCCTGCTGCACGGCCTTGACGATGTTGTTGTAGCCAGTGCAGCGGCACAGGTTGCCCGACAGTCCCTCGCGAATCTCGTGTTCGCTGGGACTGGGATTGCGCCCGAGCAGGGCCAGGCTGGTCATCATCATGCCAGGGGTGCAGTAACCGCATTGCAGGCCGTGCTGGTCCCAGAAGGCCTGCTGAATAGGATGGAGCTTGCCGCCCACAGCCAGCGATTCCACCGTCCTGACATCACGCCCGTGGGCCATCACCGCGAACATCGTGCACGACTTGACCGGAACATCCCCGTCGATTAATACGGTGCACACGCCACAACTCGACGAATCGCAGCCGACGTGCGTGCCAGTCAGTCCAGCCTCTTCACGGATGAAATGCACCAACAGCGTGCGTGCCTCCACATCTCGCGTCACCACCTTGCCATTGATACGGACCGACACGGACAGCGTGGTCGGAG from Deinococcus sp. AJ005 includes:
- a CDS encoding (2Fe-2S)-binding protein gives rise to the protein MTGETQRQLPDTDFAVVEAPTTLSVSVRINGKVVTRDVEARTLLVHFIREEAGLTGTHVGCDSSSCGVCTVLIDGDVPVKSCTMFAVMAHGRDVRTVESLAVGGKLHPIQQAFWDQHGLQCGYCTPGMMMTSLALLGRNPSPSEHEIREGLSGNLCRCTGYNNIVKAVQQAAEMMAPSAAPEVSHD